The genomic stretch TTAGTTATCTGGATACCCCTTTCCTTCTCGTCCCGTTTCTTATATAGTGAACGCGGACGAATCAGACATTTCGGGCCAAACCCAATCAGGTCCTCCCGGCGGGCTAGCTTCAGTGCCTTTTCCACTAGGTCATGATTTTTAGGATTCCGGTACTGGATCAGAGCCCTTTGCATGGCTTTTTCTTCCATGGTCCGTGGAACATAGATTTTTTCCATGGTACGCGGATCCAAGCCCGTGTAATACATACAAGTCGAGAGGGTCCCTGGGGTAGGAATGAAGTCCTGAACCTGCTCTGGGTTCACACCCATATCCCGGACATACTCCGCCAGTTCAATGGCCTCTGTCAGCCCGCTACCGGGATGAGAGGACATTAGATAGGGAACCAAATACTGTTTTTTCCCTACTTCCTCGTTCATCGCCTTGAAATCTTCTGCGAAACGCTCAAAGACCTTTTTCCCGGGTTTCCCCATGCGCTTTAATACCTTATCACTCACATGTTCGGGAGCTACTTTCAATTGTCCGCTCACATGGTGTTCGCACAACTCCCTTAAAAAGGAGGTGTTTTTATCGGCTAGGACCACATCGTAGCGAATTCCCGAACGGACAAAAACCTTCTTAATCTTAGGAATACTGCGTAACCGCCGCAGAAGTTCAATATACTCCGTATGATCTACATCCGCCTTAACGCAGGGAGATGGAAAAAGGCATTGTTTATTAGGGCAGGCACCACGCTTGAGCTGGGCCTTGCAGGCTGGGCGGCGAAAATTAGCCGTAGGTCCCCCTACATCATGAATATACCCTTTAAAGCGGGGGTTCCAGGTCAATTGCTCTGCTTCACGAACGATGGATTCTGCACTTCTCCCTTGAATAATTCGTCCCTGATGAAAGGTCAGAGCACAGAAGGAACAGGCCCCGTAGCATCCCCTGGAGCTGACTAAGCTGAACTCTACTTCTTCGATGGCGGGCACCCCACCCTCTTTCTCATAAATAGGGTGATAGGTTCCCACATAAGGAAGGGCGTAGACCGCATCCATCTCGGATTGGGTTAAGGGGAAATTGGGAGGATACTGCAACACCCCTCCTCGCCCGTGGTCTTGGAACATCGCCTTACCGTAATAAGGATCCTGTTGATTGTACTGTACCCAAAAGCCTTCTGCGTATTTTCGCTTATCTTTAAGCACATCCGTATAGGAGGGAAGGTCTAAAGTATCTTCCTGAACATCCTGCTTCCAAGGAACCACAGTTCCACGTATGCCATGAATTTCATGTATGGGAGTCCCTTCTTCTAAAGCATTTGCTACCTGGACAATGGCCTTCTCTCCCATGCCAAATACCAGTAAATCTGCTTGACTGTCGAGAAGGATGGATCGTCTTACCTTATTACTCCAGAAATCATAATGGGCAAAACGCCTCAATGAAGCTTCGATACCACCTATGATCACTGGCAAACCAGGAAATGCCTCACGAACCTTATTAGCATAGACAATCGTGGCATGATCCGGGCGTAACCCCGCTTTTCCACCCGGCGAATAGACATCCCGATGACGCCGTTTCTTAGCAGCTGTATAATGGTCCACCATGGAATCGAGATTTCCACCAGTTAAAAGGCAAGCCAACCGAGGTCGGCCTAACACTTGAAAAGCATCCACTTCTCGCCAGTCGGGCTGAGCTATAATGCCTACTTTATATCCTTGCTTCTCAAGGATTCGGGAAATAATGGCAATTCCAAAGCTAGGATGATCAACATAGGCATCACCTGTAATGAGCAAAAAATCTAGTTCTGCCCAGCCGCGCTTTTTCATATCCTCCCTACTGATCGGTAAAAATTGGGGGATTTTAATTGAACTCACTCCTAACTCTATTGAAAAAATTCGAGATAGCTTATTCGTAAAAGTAGTTAAAGTGTGAAAAAACTCCCACGAAGGTGGGAGATCTTTCTCAACGATAATTAATGAA from Desulfitobacterium dichloroeliminans LMG P-21439 encodes the following:
- a CDS encoding YgiQ family radical SAM protein encodes the protein MSSIKIPQFLPISREDMKKRGWAELDFLLITGDAYVDHPSFGIAIISRILEKQGYKVGIIAQPDWREVDAFQVLGRPRLACLLTGGNLDSMVDHYTAAKKRRHRDVYSPGGKAGLRPDHATIVYANKVREAFPGLPVIIGGIEASLRRFAHYDFWSNKVRRSILLDSQADLLVFGMGEKAIVQVANALEEGTPIHEIHGIRGTVVPWKQDVQEDTLDLPSYTDVLKDKRKYAEGFWVQYNQQDPYYGKAMFQDHGRGGVLQYPPNFPLTQSEMDAVYALPYVGTYHPIYEKEGGVPAIEEVEFSLVSSRGCYGACSFCALTFHQGRIIQGRSAESIVREAEQLTWNPRFKGYIHDVGGPTANFRRPACKAQLKRGACPNKQCLFPSPCVKADVDHTEYIELLRRLRSIPKIKKVFVRSGIRYDVVLADKNTSFLRELCEHHVSGQLKVAPEHVSDKVLKRMGKPGKKVFERFAEDFKAMNEEVGKKQYLVPYLMSSHPGSGLTEAIELAEYVRDMGVNPEQVQDFIPTPGTLSTCMYYTGLDPRTMEKIYVPRTMEEKAMQRALIQYRNPKNHDLVEKALKLARREDLIGFGPKCLIRPRSLYKKRDEKERGIQITKPVRNKKVEQGTPTRAKKGHKSKRT